A genomic region of Anopheles coustani chromosome 3, idAnoCousDA_361_x.2, whole genome shotgun sequence contains the following coding sequences:
- the LOC131271843 gene encoding histone H2A has product MSGRGKGGKVKGKAKSRSNRAGLQFPVGRIHRLLRKGNYAERVGAGAPVYLAAVMEYLAAEVLELAGNAARDNKKTRIIPRHLQLAIRNDEELNKLLSGVTIAQGGVLPNIQAVLLPKKTEKKA; this is encoded by the coding sequence atgtcTGGACGCGGCAAGGGTGGTAAAGTGAAGGGAAAGGCAAAGTCCCGCTCGAATCGTGCCGGTCTGCAGTTCCCGGTCGGCCGTATTCATCGTCTGCTGCGCAAGGGTAACTATGCCGAGCGCGTCGGTGCCGGCGCACCGGTGTATCTGGCGGCCGTGATGGAGTATCTGGCCGCGGAAGTGCTCGAGTTGGCCGGTAACGCCGCCCGTGACAACAAGAAGACGCGCATCATCCCGCGCCATCTGCAGCTGGCCATCCGCAACGACGAAGAGTTgaacaagctgctttccggTGTGACCATCGCCCAAGGTGGTGTGCTGCCCAACATTCAGGCCGTGCTGTTGCCGAAGAAGACGGAAAAGAAGGCATAA
- the LOC131271841 gene encoding histone H2B, with the protein MAPKTSGKAAKKSGKAQKNISKSDKKKKRKTRKESYAIYIYKVLKQVHPDTGISSKAMSIMNSFVNDIFERIAAEASRLAHYNKRSTITSREIQTAVRLLLPGELAKHAVSEGTKAVTKYTSSK; encoded by the coding sequence atggcaccgaaaaccaGCGGAAAGGCAGCGAAGAAGTCTGGCAAGGCCCAGAAAAATATCTCCAAGtcggacaagaagaagaagcgcaagACCCGCAAGGAAAGCTACGCCATCTACATCTACAAGGTGCTGAAGCAAGTCCATCCGGACACTGGCATCTCGTCGAAGGCGATGAGCATCATGAACAGCTTCGTGAACGACATCTTCGAGCGCATCGCCGCCGAAGCGTCCCGGCTGGCGCACTACAACAAGCGTTCGACGATCACGTCACGCGAAATCCAGACCGCCGTCCGTCTGCTGCTTCCTGGTGAGCTGGCCAAGCACGCCGTGTCCGAGGGCACGAAGGCCGTCACCAAGTACACCAGCTCGAAGTAA